From a region of the Castanea sativa cultivar Marrone di Chiusa Pesio chromosome 10, ASM4071231v1 genome:
- the LOC142613896 gene encoding uncharacterized protein LOC142613896 yields the protein MEETLTEEGETNKDIEVAPALIAVHPTQKSVAVAVGSDLRVFDFQGVSAVSLVDDTSGPFHKDSIRAIRYSADGNLFVSAGDDKVVKIWSTDSWCCICTVPSEKRVSAVALSNDSLYVCFADKFGVVWVVDLDGFDGNQMLVNKKAAPLLAHYCSIITSLEFSPDGRFVISADRDFKIRVTVFPKKPLDGAHEIQSFCLGHTEFVSCLDFVFTSDFPQGFLVSGSGDSTVRLWDISSGSLLDTCEVGAKAELLESNGKEEECNLAVTDLCTFPDGTLIAVAAQSLQGIVLLSCDLSTRTLSITRVVSIMGEAFIPTSLGMSSSARLLWMVTGVSNLHGFDNPPLARVRIISGFEKSSPGDPTILEDNEILGGDKLLEKLQGSVSVEEKVFLAAAEAVKTAMSNLLVKKQYSTEKREFRKRTRNDRKTKQ from the exons atggaagaaaCTCTGACCGAAGAGGGAGAGACCAATAAAGATATAGAGGTTGCTCCGGCTCTTATAGCGGTTCACCCGACCCAGAAATCCGTTGCCGTCGCTGTCGGGTCGGACCTTCGCGTCTTCGATTTCCA AGGGGTTAGTGCAGTTTCTTTGGTGGATGATACCAGCGGGCCCTTTCATAAGGATTCCATAAGAGCTATTCGTTATAGTGCCGATGGTAATCTCTTTGTATCTGCAGGGGATGATAAAGTTGTGAAGATATGGTCCACGGATTCTTGGTGCTGCATTTGTACTGT GCCCTCTGAGAAAAGAGTGAGTGCAGTTGCCCTTAGCAATGACAGTTTGTATGTATGCTTTGCTGACAAATTTGGGGTCGTTTGGGTTGTGGACCTAGATGGCTTTGATGGCAATCAAATGTTAGTCAATAAGAAGGCAGCACCATTGCTTGCTCACTACTGTAGCATTATCACTAGCCTG GAATTTTCACCAGATGGGAGGTTTGTTATTAGTGCTGATCGGGATTTCAAAATTCGT GTTACTGTGTTTCCAAAGAAACCTTTAGATGGAGCTCATGAGATACAAAGTTTTTGCCTTGGTCATACTGA ATTTGTATCCTGCCTTGATTTTGTTTTCACTTCAGATTTCCCCCAGGGGTTTCTTGTCTCTGGAAGTGGTGATTCAACA GTTCGCTTGTGGGATATATCCTCTGGATCTCTCCTTGATACCTGTGAAGTTGGAGCAAAG GCAGAGCTTTTAGAGTCTAATGGAAAAGAAGAGGAGTGCAATCTGGCTGTTACCGATCTATGCACCTTCCCAGATGGTACACTGATTGCAGTGGCCGCTCAAAG CTTGCAAGGAATAGTGTTGTTGAGCTGTGACCTCTCCACTCGAACTCTTTCAATAACAAGG GTAGTTTCAATCATGGGCGAGGCCTTCATTCCAACAAGCCTAGGGATGAGCTCTTCTGCCAGATTATTGTGGATGGTGACAGGTGTCTCTAACTTGCATGGTTTCGATAACCCTCCTCTGGCCCGAGTGAGGATCATCTCAGGTTTTGAGAAAAGTAGTCCTGGTGATCCAACCATCTTGGAAGATAATGAGATTCTTGGCGGAGATAAACTACTTGAGAAGTTGCAAGGAAGTGTGTCAGTTGAGGAAAAAGTTTTCCTGGCAGCTGCTGAGGCTGTGAAAACAGCAATGAGCAATTTGTTAGTTAAAAAGCAGTACTCTACAGAGAAACGAGAATTTAGAAAGAGAACAAGAAATGATAGAAAAACTAAACAGTGA